In Candidatus Saccharimonadales bacterium, one genomic interval encodes:
- a CDS encoding response regulator codes for MMKPKILLVEDDEGLAQVYKTRLEAENFEVAHCANGEDALSQAMAFKPDLILLDVMMPKISGFDVLDILRNTPETAKIKIIILTALSQPADQQKAKQLGVDDYLVKSQAVISDVVDRIKFRLGLSGPTPPAPPAPPAA; via the coding sequence ATGATGAAACCTAAGATTTTACTAGTCGAAGACGATGAGGGTTTGGCCCAAGTTTATAAAACCCGCTTGGAAGCCGAAAATTTTGAAGTGGCCCACTGCGCCAATGGCGAAGACGCGCTCTCTCAGGCCATGGCCTTTAAACCGGATTTGATATTGTTAGATGTCATGATGCCCAAAATCAGCGGCTTTGATGTGCTAGACATTTTGCGTAACACGCCGGAGACGGCCAAAATCAAAATTATTATTCTGACCGCTCTGTCTCAACCAGCTGATCAGCAAAAAGCTAAGCAGTTGGGCGTCGATGACTATTTGGTCAAATCCCAAGCCGTCATATCCGATGTAGTTGACCGCATCAAATTCCGCCTAGGCCTAAGCGGCCCGACGCCGCCAGCGCCTCCAGCTCCACCGGCCGCTTAA